ACGGCCACCAACGTGGCTTTTGGATTTGCGGCCACGCTGGCCGCGTGAATCTTACCTATGCGTCCTGCGCCGAGAACTGCAATTCTTACCATTTTCAAGTCCTTGATGTTTTCGTATTGGACGCTGTTTGCGCAGCGGCAGATTGGTTAATCCGCAGGCAGTTCAACAGCCTGAAACTGCTGCATCGTCGTGTCAAAAGCCTGCTGCGCAGCGATCTCCAAGGGGAGGTGTCGGTGATAGGCAGAGATCACTTCGACGCCCCAGTAGCCATTATATCCTACATCGAGAATGGCCTGGATCTGAGAAGGGATGTCGATCGAGCCTTCGCCACACAGACGACGGTAATGGGTGGAATCGTTGAAGAGCGAGCCGAGCACTTCTGGACCTGCGTCGTCGAGTTCGACTGCTCGCAGAAATTCGAGGGGAATCTGCCTTATATCGTCGGCTGTCATGCCGCCTCGCTGAATGTGCCACGTATCAACCAGCAGGCCGCCATTCGTCGTGCCGATCCCATCAAAGAGCGCCAGCCCGCGCTTGATGGTGTTGATGCTGGCGAAGGGCAGAAACTCGATGACGATATCGATGCCAAGTGGCGCGGCCCGTTCGCAGATCGTGGCAAGCGCACTTCGCATGACCGGCATATCCGGCTCGCCCTCTTCGAAGACCCCGCCGCCAATCTTGATCTTCTTGACACCAAGTTCGGCGCCGACGTCAAGCAAGCGATCATAGGCGGCATCCGACGCGAGACGCTTCTCGCCGGCAAGATGCCAGTCTACAAGAAACTCGAGTTCTACATGACGAATGCCATTGTCCGAAAAAATCTGGCGCACGGTCGGCAAGCCGTATCGGCCAATCGAAGCATTCATGTCGTCAAGGACGAACCCCATGCCCCGCCAGCCGACCCTGCCGCAAACCTCAGCGCGATCCTTCAAAGAGAAGGGGCTGATCTCGCTCGGTGAGCCCGGATGCACGGCGCCGCTGACTGTCCAGTAGCTGGCGCAGAGTTCGATATCTTTAGTCTTCATTTCAGCGGCCTTTCTTATGCCGATTGCTACCCCTAGCGCGCTCGCACCTTGGGAAAATTGCGTCAGAAGCTCTGGTGGCCGGTGGCCCGTTCGATCAGCTTGTCGATTGATACGGCCAGGACAAGCATCAGCCCGGTGACTATCAGTCGAACTTCGTTTTCGACGCCCATCAGATTCAAACCATTGCCGACGGTTCCGATGACGAGCGCACCCAGCAACGCGGCATGGATTGAACCGCGGCCGCCAAATAGGCTGACACCACCGATAACCGCCGCTGCGATAGACTCAAGCAGCAGGGTGCCGCCTCCGACGCCGCCACCAGAGAAAACACCGACACCGAGTGTGCGGGACGCCCCGATGATGCCGGCCAGAGCCGCGATCCCGCCAGCGATCGCAAAGGCAGCCATCTTGATGGTTGAAACCTTGATGCCCGCGCGCCGAGCTGCCTCTTCGTTGTTACCGACAGCGTAGAGGTAAAGTCCGAACCGCGTGCTGTTTAGGACGTAGCCGCCAACACCCAGCAAGACAGCGACGATCAGGACTACGAGCGGGATACCTTGATGGGATATCAGGATCGCCACGACAACAGCCCCGAAAGCGGCAGCAGCGGCGATCGGCATGACGACGCTCTGCATGAAGGGCGCCTGCAAACCGGCCCTTTGCCGACGCGCGACATCTGACACCACCAGACCCGCATAGGCGAGAATGCCGAGGACGAGAGCGAGCCAGGCCCAAACGCCGCTGATGTTTGTAAGGGCGATCATTTCGATGCCGGTCTGCTGTAGGCCATAGCGGGCGGTTGCAGGGAGTAGCATCAATTGAAGACCGTTCAACGCCAGTCCGAGCCCGAGCGTCACCACGAACGACGGAACCCCGACAAAGGTGACCCAACGCGCCGAGCAACTGCCGATGGCAGCCCCGATCAGGATGGCGACGGGAACGGCAATCCAGGGCGATACGCCAAATTCGACGATGAATTTCGCCATCAGCACGGAGGTCACGCCGTTGATGGCCGCGATCGAGAGGTCGATCTCTTTCACCAACAGAACGAACATCAAGCCCAATGCCATGATGCCGACGACGGTACTTTGTATCAACAGGTTCGAGAGGTTTCGCGACGTAAGGAACACGTCGCTTTGTGAGGCAAAGAAGAACCCAAGCGCAACAAGCCCGATGACGATCGGCAGCGCGCGCAAGTCGTTGGAAAGAAGTTCGCCAAAGCTTCGGCGTGGGCGCTTTGCGGGCACCTCCGCGATAATGATGTTGGCCATCGGAATTTCCCTCGAATATGTGGAGACTTTGCAGTCAGCCCGCAAGATTGACGCCTTCATTGCCCCCGACCATCGCGTTCACGACCTGCTCGCCGGTGACATCCTTGGATTTGAAGCTGGCGACGTTGGTTCCAAGACGCATGACTTCAATACGGTCAGTCGCGTTTACGACGAAGTGGTGAATATCGTGACTGACGATAACGATGCCGAGACCCTGATCGGCCAGCGTTCGAATAAGCGTCGCGACACCCTCTGCGGCGGAATGACTAAGTGCAGCCGTGGGCTCGTCGAGGATAACAACCTTGGGCGTTTCGAGAATTGATCGCGCGATGGCAATGTTCTGACGTTGCCCTCCCGACATCGCGCCGACAGGCCGCGTCAGCGAGAGATTGCCAAGCCGCATCCGTGTGAGCAGCTCGCGTGCGCGAACCTCGCATTCGGCACGCCGGATACGTCCGCCTCCCCACCAGGACCCCGTCATCTCGCGGCCCAGGAAGAGGTTCTGCACGGCGTCAAGATTGCTGCACAGTGAAAGATCCTGGTACACCGTTTGAATGCCGAGTGCCGTTGCGTCGGTCGGCTTCTTCACCTGGACGGATTTGCCTTCGAAAAGATATTCGCCTGAGTCCGCGGCGTGGACGCCAGCCATCACCTTAACCAGCGTGGATTTACCTGCGCCATTGTCTCCGACGAGGGCCACGATCTCTCCGGGATAGACTTCAACAGATGCGCCGCGCAGCGCATGCAGAGATCCGAAATGTTTTTGGATATTGCGAAGCGAAACCAGTGGGGTCGCGCCGCTGCGAGCTGCGCTCGGCTGCTCGGCTGCCAGTGCTGTCATTAATCAATCCTCCCAAGATTGATAGGGGCGGCAGAGCCTCCGCCCCCATCTCGCTTACATATTAGCCTTGCAAACCTCGGTGTCCTCGACGCCTTGGCAAATTTCCTTCCAGGTCCAAACGCCCTTGCTCACCACCTCGCCGAGATTGTCGATAGTGATGTTTTCGACAGGCAGCAGGACGGCCGGGACATCCATGAACCCGTTGTTCACCTTGCCATTGACGATTTCCTTCGGAACGCCTTTGCCATCTAGGATCGATGCAACGACCTTGGCGGCTTCGGTCGCTTCGACCTTGAGGTCCTTCAGGACGGAATTGTCTTGCCACCCTTGGGCAACGTAGCGCAGTGCCTCGACGGTCGCATCCTGTCCGCCGGTGACGACCTTGTCACCCGGTTTGAAACCCTGACTGATTAGCGCGGCTACCGAGCCACCGGTCGTGCCGTCATTCATGCCGAGGAAGACGTCGACGTCGCCGCCGTTTTTGGTCAAGCAGTCTTCTGCAAATGACTGAGCTACAGTTGGATCCCAATTTTGTGTGTACTGCTCGCAAACAACCTGAACTTTACCGGAAGCAATGAGGGGCTTCAGAAACTCGTCCTGACCTTTCTCATACTGTCCTGTGCCGTATTCGCCCTGGTTTCCTTTGATGCGGGCCACCTTGACCGGCGACTTTTCAATTTTGTTGATCATTTCAGCTGCGCGCTTCCCCTGGGCCTGACCCACAGCAAGTGAGTCAAATACGATATGAGCTTCTGCCTTGCCGCCAACGGCATCGTGGTCGTAGAGCACGACCGGGATGTTAGCTGCCTGGGCAGCAGCAAGTCCGCCTGCGATAAGGTTGGCGTCTGCCGATGTCAGCAGGATCAATTTCGCGCCCTGGGAAATCGCGTCTTCGATTTGACGTTGCTGCTGCTGCGGATCACCCTGCGCGTTCTGGACAACGACCTGAGCATTCGGAGCAGCCGTCTTCATGGCTTCAACGAAAAATGGTGCGTCTCGGCTTTCGAAACGGATGGTCGTGGTGTTGGGCAGCAGGAAGAAAACCTTCCCCGCATCTTGCGCATATGCTGCCCCTGCGAGCAACGTCGTCGTGGCCAAAAGCGTCGTAAATATACCTCTCATGCCATCATCCTCCCTTGATATCTGCATGTTGGTGATCTGTCGCCGCAAGTGAATGCGACAGTGATCAACCTCTAACAGTTACCCAGGATGAGACAAAGTTGTCATTTTGGGAAACATTGTTGCGAAAATTGCAAAAATGCTCATACCGTCCAGATGGCTTCGAAATCGTTCATACGGAAACGTTCGGCCAAGAAATTTATGAACAGACGGGTCCTGACGGGGACAAATGACTTGCTGGGGTAGGCGATATTCATCGTAAGTCGGGGCAAATCCCAGTTGTCCAGCACCCTTACCAGACGGCCTTTATCTAAATCATCTTGAATGATGTATGTCGGCTGGGCCAGTATACCCAGGCCGTCTCGCGCGGCCTGGCAAATCAACTGTCCATCATTCGCCAGTATACCACCGTCCACCTTGATGACGACAGCATCCTCTCCCTTGCAAAAATGGAATTCATTCCAATTGTCGGCGAGCGTGTACAAGATCAAATCATGTTCGAGTAAATCATGAGGATGGGTGGGTATGCCGCGTCGTTCCAGATATTGTGGAGAGGCAGCTAGAAGTCGACGTGTCTCGCCCAGTCGCCGAATGGTAATCGAGCTATCGGCTTCAACCCGGCGGGTGCGGATCGCAAGATCCAAGCCATTCTCGATGATGTCATAGTATCGGTTGGACGAAACAATCTCGATTGACACGGCTGGATAGAGTTGCCGGAATTGCGCCACGACGGGCATCAAATGCAGCAGGGAAAACGACAGGGATGCCCCAATACGCAACCGTCCCGTGGGCGCGTGTGAACGAGCCGTGACGTTCCCTTCCGCCGCTTCCCAAGTGGCAAGGAGATCGCGCGCATCTGTGAAAAGCGCCTCTCCTTCGCTGGTGAGGCTCAACTGACGTGTTGATCGCTGGATAAGCCGGGCACCAAGCCGGGCCTCAAGGTTCATGAGATGTCGGCTGATGGCGGAAACAGACAAATTCAGGGCCCGTGCCGCGTTCGTCAGGCTTTTCTCTTCGGCGATTTTGACGAACACCTGAAACTCGGTCCAGCGATCCATGTTGGCTTCCAGATGCAAACGATATTCAGCAGGTACTTTGCATTTTTGGATTGTGACATAGCAAGGCAAATTGCGTGAGCGTTGTAGGAAGTGCCTCCTGTGCGCAATTGACACGTTCGAATCTGTAACAGGTCAAGCTTGAAGTCAGAGATGTTTACGAGGCAGTGCTGCTTGAGCAAACGCCGCCGAACGACGTGTTGGCGTCCGCAAGCTGAAACGCCATGATCCCAGCAGTAAGTTCCTCTCATCTAAAAGCGAGAAATTGGCCAGCAGTATGATCGCGGCCGACAATCCGCAGAGCCGTATTTCCCTCTCTGTGGTTTCCCCCGGTTACCATGCGTGGCATCGAGGTCGGCGAGGATCGAGAATAGAGGAGCTTATGAAGGCGGCCAAATTGCCCGCCACTGCAGCGCATTGCGGAGTCAACCTCGGACAAAGACGATGCAGTGGCCGATCGGTGGGATTCGTCAGAGCGTGTCGTTCAGACCTCCGTCCACCCGCATTGAAGCGCCGGTCGTTGCGGATGCCAAGGGCGATGCCAGGTAGGTCACGAGATTTGCGATTTTCTCGACGCTCGCAGTGCGTTGAATGATCGAGCTTTGGGTGTCGGGTCCGCTACCTTTGCGAACAATGCGAGTCTTGGTCCAGGCAGGGGTAGAGGGAGAGGGCTGCAACCTCCACGTTTGTCAACGTTCCAATGGGGATTGACGCCTTTGGGCACTCTGTTCGCAACTGTCGGCGCGCTCAGATCGGCGGGTTCCCCGCCGCGACCTCCAATACGGTTGTGGAGGTGTGAAGACGCAAATTCGCGCATTCACACCTCACTTAGTTAAATTGGGCGGACGTTTTCAGCTTTGGATTTACCCGTCTTGCGATCCTGCCCGACGTCGTAATTCACTCGTTGCCCTTCGCGTAGCGAGCCGCCGCTCTGAAGTGCAGACACATGGACGAATACATCGGTACCGCCATTCTC
This genomic window from Pararhizobium capsulatum DSM 1112 contains:
- a CDS encoding sugar ABC transporter permease, producing MANIIIAEVPAKRPRRSFGELLSNDLRALPIVIGLVALGFFFASQSDVFLTSRNLSNLLIQSTVVGIMALGLMFVLLVKEIDLSIAAINGVTSVLMAKFIVEFGVSPWIAVPVAILIGAAIGSCSARWVTFVGVPSFVVTLGLGLALNGLQLMLLPATARYGLQQTGIEMIALTNISGVWAWLALVLGILAYAGLVVSDVARRQRAGLQAPFMQSVVMPIAAAAAFGAVVVAILISHQGIPLVVLIVAVLLGVGGYVLNSTRFGLYLYAVGNNEEAARRAGIKVSTIKMAAFAIAGGIAALAGIIGASRTLGVGVFSGGGVGGGTLLLESIAAAVIGGVSLFGGRGSIHAALLGALVIGTVGNGLNLMGVENEVRLIVTGLMLVLAVSIDKLIERATGHQSF
- a CDS encoding ATP-binding cassette domain-containing protein; the protein is MTALAAEQPSAARSGATPLVSLRNIQKHFGSLHALRGASVEVYPGEIVALVGDNGAGKSTLVKVMAGVHAADSGEYLFEGKSVQVKKPTDATALGIQTVYQDLSLCSNLDAVQNLFLGREMTGSWWGGGRIRRAECEVRARELLTRMRLGNLSLTRPVGAMSGGQRQNIAIARSILETPKVVILDEPTAALSHSAAEGVATLIRTLADQGLGIVIVSHDIHHFVVNATDRIEVMRLGTNVASFKSKDVTGEQVVNAMVGGNEGVNLAG
- a CDS encoding LysR family transcriptional regulator, encoding MDRWTEFQVFVKIAEEKSLTNAARALNLSVSAISRHLMNLEARLGARLIQRSTRQLSLTSEGEALFTDARDLLATWEAAEGNVTARSHAPTGRLRIGASLSFSLLHLMPVVAQFRQLYPAVSIEIVSSNRYYDIIENGLDLAIRTRRVEADSSITIRRLGETRRLLAASPQYLERRGIPTHPHDLLEHDLILYTLADNWNEFHFCKGEDAVVIKVDGGILANDGQLICQAARDGLGILAQPTYIIQDDLDKGRLVRVLDNWDLPRLTMNIAYPSKSFVPVRTRLFINFLAERFRMNDFEAIWTV
- a CDS encoding cold-shock protein, whose protein sequence is MATGTVKFFNEDKGFGFITPENGGTDVFVHVSALQSGGSLREGQRVNYDVGQDRKTGKSKAENVRPI
- a CDS encoding sugar phosphate isomerase/epimerase family protein produces the protein MKTKDIELCASYWTVSGAVHPGSPSEISPFSLKDRAEVCGRVGWRGMGFVLDDMNASIGRYGLPTVRQIFSDNGIRHVELEFLVDWHLAGEKRLASDAAYDRLLDVGAELGVKKIKIGGGVFEEGEPDMPVMRSALATICERAAPLGIDIVIEFLPFASINTIKRGLALFDGIGTTNGGLLVDTWHIQRGGMTADDIRQIPLEFLRAVELDDAGPEVLGSLFNDSTHYRRLCGEGSIDIPSQIQAILDVGYNGYWGVEVISAYHRHLPLEIAAQQAFDTTMQQFQAVELPAD
- a CDS encoding ABC transporter substrate-binding protein, with amino-acid sequence MRGIFTTLLATTTLLAGAAYAQDAGKVFFLLPNTTTIRFESRDAPFFVEAMKTAAPNAQVVVQNAQGDPQQQQRQIEDAISQGAKLILLTSADANLIAGGLAAAQAANIPVVLYDHDAVGGKAEAHIVFDSLAVGQAQGKRAAEMINKIEKSPVKVARIKGNQGEYGTGQYEKGQDEFLKPLIASGKVQVVCEQYTQNWDPTVAQSFAEDCLTKNGGDVDVFLGMNDGTTGGSVAALISQGFKPGDKVVTGGQDATVEALRYVAQGWQDNSVLKDLKVEATEAAKVVASILDGKGVPKEIVNGKVNNGFMDVPAVLLPVENITIDNLGEVVSKGVWTWKEICQGVEDTEVCKANM
- a CDS encoding SDR family oxidoreductase, encoding MQPSPSTPAWTKTRIVRKGSGPDTQSSIIQRTASVEKIANLVTYLASPLASATTGASMRVDGGLNDTL